Proteins encoded by one window of Salmonirosea aquatica:
- a CDS encoding NADH-quinone oxidoreductase subunit C, translating into MLTNQEVAEALIGKFGEDVFDFEEPYGMLTLTTTREQIMPMLEFLFNHEKFKANFLTDLTGVHYPDTPGREFAVVYHVHSLIHNFRLRIKVFLAEEDIHIPTATSLYSSANWMERETYDFFGILFDGHPNLTRILNIEEMDYFPMRRQYPLEDTTREDKTDALFGR; encoded by the coding sequence ATGCTGACTAATCAGGAAGTAGCCGAAGCGTTGATCGGGAAGTTCGGAGAGGATGTATTTGATTTTGAAGAGCCGTACGGGATGCTCACACTCACCACCACGCGTGAGCAGATTATGCCCATGCTGGAATTCCTTTTCAACCATGAGAAATTCAAAGCCAACTTCCTGACCGACCTCACGGGAGTCCACTATCCCGATACCCCGGGACGGGAGTTTGCGGTAGTATATCACGTACACAGTCTGATTCATAATTTCCGATTGCGGATTAAAGTCTTTTTGGCCGAGGAAGATATCCATATTCCCACGGCCACCAGCCTTTATTCCTCAGCCAATTGGATGGAGCGCGAAACCTACGATTTCTTTGGTATTCTGTTCGACGGGCACCCGAACCTTACCCGCATTTTGAATATTGAGGAAATGGATTATTTCCCGATGCGGCGGCAATATCCGCTGGAAGACACTACGCGGGAAGACAAAACGGACGCACTCTTCGGAAGATAA
- a CDS encoding NADH-quinone oxidoreductase subunit B, translated as MKPEIVEAPKGHTGSGFFATSFDEVIGIARSNSLWPLPFATSCCGIEFMATMGSHYDIARFGSERPSFSPRQADLLMVMGTIAKKMAPIVKQVYLQMAEPRWVLAMGACACSGGIFDSYSVLQGIDRIIPVDVYVPGCPPRPEQVLEGLMQVQEMARNESLRRRNSEEYAHLLQSFNIQ; from the coding sequence ATGAAGCCTGAAATAGTTGAAGCCCCTAAGGGGCATACAGGGTCCGGTTTCTTCGCTACCTCATTTGACGAAGTGATCGGCATAGCCCGTAGTAATTCGCTTTGGCCGTTGCCGTTCGCCACCTCCTGCTGTGGTATCGAATTTATGGCCACGATGGGTTCGCATTACGATATTGCCCGTTTTGGCTCCGAGCGGCCCAGCTTTTCGCCCCGCCAGGCCGATTTGCTGATGGTAATGGGTACCATTGCGAAGAAGATGGCACCCATCGTGAAGCAGGTGTACCTTCAAATGGCCGAACCCCGCTGGGTACTGGCCATGGGTGCCTGCGCTTGCAGCGGGGGGATCTTCGATTCATACAGCGTGTTACAGGGTATCGATCGCATTATTCCGGTCGATGTGTATGTACCGGGCTGTCCGCCCCGCCCCGAGCAAGTGCTTGAGGGGCTGATGCAAGTGCAGGAAATGGCCCGCAATGAGTCACTGCGTCGTCGGAACTCGGAAGAATACGCGCATTTGCTCCAATCGTTCAACATTCAATAA
- a CDS encoding NADH-quinone oxidoreductase subunit A, which yields MNTSYLPSDFLPIVVQFVLAAAFIVGTMIVTHNIGPSRKNKQKDDPFECGIEVVGNARTPISVKYFLVAILFVLFDVEVIFMYPWAVNFKKLGMLGFIEMVLFMALLLAGFFYIIRKGVLKWEE from the coding sequence ATGAATACGAGTTACCTTCCGTCCGATTTCCTTCCTATTGTCGTCCAGTTTGTGCTGGCGGCGGCTTTTATCGTAGGTACTATGATCGTTACCCACAATATTGGCCCCAGCCGTAAAAACAAGCAGAAGGACGACCCCTTCGAGTGCGGCATCGAAGTGGTAGGAAATGCCCGCACCCCCATTTCAGTCAAATACTTCTTGGTGGCAATACTCTTCGTACTTTTCGACGTAGAGGTCATTTTTATGTACCCCTGGGCGGTGAATTTCAAGAAACTGGGAATGCTGGGTTTTATCGAGATGGTACTGTTCATGGCTCTGCTGCTGGCGGGCTTCTTTTACATTATTCGTAAAGGAGTCTTGAAGTGGGAAGAGTAA
- a CDS encoding T9SS type A sorting domain-containing protein: MIAIETRDDLTNAEVAFYNVNGAIIRTQHFALLNQRRTIDARALPPGLYIVRVRAPGLDVTKRIVID; encoded by the coding sequence ATTATTGCAATTGAAACCCGCGATGACCTCACAAACGCCGAAGTAGCCTTTTATAATGTCAATGGAGCCATTATCCGCACCCAGCATTTTGCCTTACTCAATCAACGTCGCACCATCGATGCCCGCGCGCTACCTCCGGGATTGTACATTGTGCGGGTTAGGGCTCCGGGACTGGACGTAACCAAACGTATTGTGATTGATTGA
- a CDS encoding sialate O-acetylesterase: MHSTSTLVTLIHTLFWSVVVTLSNPTQAQIKITSPTDRSVYQRDITGQTTISISGTYSQPIDKLEVRAVPVIPGQGIATDWSTLQDKVSGGVFLGTLRLQGGWYTLEVRGVRAGAVVDRDVVSRMGVGEVFLIAGQSNVQGLSETPGPAATDDRVNYIVYDNTVNSLFDPPAPTFAHLESTVTVGPRGQTAWCWGMLGDQLTRKLNVPVLFINTAWEGTSVQNWAESAAGKPTKNAYGGFPYPAQMPYGNLLISTHHYVHQLGVRAILWMQGETDNFPLHTSATAYQQDMQFLINKLSSDTGKRINWVISRTSRAQNTDSNQSTTSQAVLNGQNAVLNTAFNSTFPGPETDNYYVPRPDGTHFKGQEGLRVLADLWNNSLNTTFFSTITPVLPTAAPSLTTSCGPDNATVSLSLPEGYSSYSWSTGQTGKSIAITSPGTYRAVLKDVYGNAILSPAVTLNTTVRPFKPTIVPGGSSRPAPIRVLCSRLRGGPIFSCGATAVPPSRSKLCNREIIP, encoded by the coding sequence ATGCATAGTACGTCTACTCTTGTTACTTTAATTCATACTCTGTTTTGGAGCGTTGTAGTTACTCTTAGTAATCCTACCCAGGCACAAATCAAAATCACATCTCCAACTGACCGTTCTGTCTATCAACGTGATATCACCGGTCAGACCACTATTTCGATATCCGGTACCTACTCGCAACCAATCGATAAGCTTGAGGTAAGGGCCGTTCCGGTAATTCCGGGACAGGGAATCGCCACCGATTGGAGTACCCTACAGGATAAGGTATCGGGTGGAGTGTTTTTGGGTACCCTGCGCTTGCAGGGAGGGTGGTACACCCTGGAGGTACGGGGTGTCCGGGCGGGCGCAGTTGTCGACCGGGATGTGGTTTCTCGTATGGGGGTAGGGGAGGTGTTTCTCATTGCCGGACAGTCCAATGTACAGGGGCTGAGCGAAACGCCAGGCCCTGCCGCAACGGATGACAGGGTCAATTACATTGTATACGATAATACTGTCAATTCGCTCTTTGACCCACCGGCTCCTACATTTGCACATCTGGAGTCTACCGTAACGGTTGGTCCACGCGGACAAACCGCCTGGTGCTGGGGAATGCTTGGCGATCAATTGACCCGCAAACTCAATGTGCCAGTTCTTTTTATCAATACGGCCTGGGAGGGTACCTCCGTGCAGAATTGGGCCGAAAGTGCCGCCGGAAAACCCACTAAAAACGCTTATGGAGGCTTTCCCTATCCGGCTCAGATGCCCTACGGAAACCTGTTGATTTCTACTCATCACTATGTACATCAATTAGGTGTGCGGGCTATCCTCTGGATGCAGGGCGAAACAGATAACTTCCCACTGCATACCAGTGCGACGGCCTACCAGCAGGACATGCAATTCCTAATCAATAAGCTTAGCAGCGATACGGGTAAGCGCATCAACTGGGTAATATCCCGCACTTCCCGTGCTCAAAACACCGATTCAAACCAATCTACCACGAGCCAGGCCGTACTCAACGGGCAAAATGCCGTGCTCAATACTGCTTTCAATAGTACTTTTCCCGGCCCCGAAACGGATAATTATTATGTACCCCGTCCTGATGGTACCCATTTCAAAGGACAGGAAGGATTACGTGTTCTGGCCGATCTTTGGAATAATTCACTGAATACGACTTTTTTTTCCACCATTACCCCCGTTCTGCCCACTGCTGCCCCTAGTCTTACAACATCGTGTGGCCCGGATAATGCTACGGTTAGCCTGAGCTTGCCAGAAGGCTATTCGTCGTATTCATGGTCGACAGGGCAAACTGGAAAAAGCATCGCCATTACCTCCCCGGGTACCTACCGCGCCGTGTTGAAGGATGTCTACGGCAACGCCATTCTGAGTCCCGCCGTGACGCTGAATACAACCGTTCGGCCCTTCAAACCTACCATCGTTCCGGGGGGCAGCAGCAGGCCTGCGCCGATTCGGGTTTTGTGTTCTCGGCTTCGGGGGGGACCGATTTTTTCCTGTGGAGCGACGGCAGTACCACCAAGTCGTTCAAAGCTTTGCAATCGGGAAATTATACCGTAA
- a CDS encoding T9SS type A sorting domain-containing protein, with protein MKFIGRLLLVTWVTLTSIWAKEAYGQVSITWPTSRTVLQRDKNNSATVYIRGTYARTVDRVEVQLRAINGGATSGWITIQNNPQGGSYAGQIDWTGGWYEMEVRGWWGDQFVGSSTLDRVGIGEVFLLAGQSNAQGYLGYGGPGAGDDRVNCINYYNLDPPSDLPKPEFVHLNSDSYISPRGNSAWAWGRLGDLLASRLGVPILFYNAGWYGSAIKNWQESINGTAYSVYNGDPFVPSGMPYGNLRLIFQNYLPVTGVRAVLWQQGEADNFTSTSKAAYKNGLQAVINQSRNESGKNLSWVIARTSYDNQRGSRAEVINAQNEVVAAISNTFLGPETDKIQAPRPDGAHFQNEGLTQLGEGWNAYLNDDFFARSEPFKAISPPQFRLACGPNNTVSIAVEGGNYTSVEWNNGQSGTNISVGNGRYSAKIKDAAGHIFYLPDIAISNQIRPSVPLIILENGDKICQGSSVALVASTSDNIRWSTGQTQQRITTSTASTFTVTATSVYGCEATSAPVTIGAFTTPPPPKPTVTVIGSTTFCAGGAVTLKTDASLRSIWSSGQEGTSIDVGLTGDYRVVSVDDNGCRSPESDPVTINVNPLPSRPSISVSGNTTFCADQNVTLTSSYAEGNRWNINTSDRSVTVNTSGEYSVSVTDDNGCVATSDAVRVQVNPLPAVPTVTALRPTTFCERDYTVLQSSNSNTYRWNTGSGQRELEVRASGNYSLSVLDANGCQSPVSAPIEVTVNPLPARPAIEALGATTFCADKILTLRATQATGYVWSNGAVSREITTNQTDSYRVQVKNEAGCLSDASDVVEVRALPLPNAPTIIVSGPAAFCEGDTVRLTASANGKLIWSTGATGQTIAVGTTGNYSVQIQGNNGCFSAFSPPVRLEAKPSPQQPVIRQVGTYTLEASGTLPDEEFSWLRNGTALLDKTPVIKAVQAGTYTVQALVQYSESLICASASSTVYTFVPEVGGNGMSVYPNPAREGLVTLETLQNLENATVQILDLKGVVVQFFSIPSFEERKTINVSTLADGIYIIRIQAPGFKATQKLMIGQ; from the coding sequence ATGAAATTTATTGGGCGTTTGCTTTTGGTTACATGGGTAACCTTAACAAGTATTTGGGCAAAGGAAGCCTACGGCCAGGTTAGCATAACCTGGCCAACCAGTCGAACGGTCCTCCAAAGAGATAAGAACAATTCGGCCACGGTGTACATCCGGGGTACCTATGCCCGTACCGTTGATCGGGTGGAAGTGCAGTTAAGGGCTATCAATGGGGGAGCTACGTCGGGCTGGATTACCATCCAAAATAATCCCCAGGGAGGTAGCTATGCGGGGCAAATAGATTGGACCGGAGGCTGGTACGAAATGGAAGTAAGAGGCTGGTGGGGCGACCAGTTCGTGGGCAGCTCTACGCTTGATCGGGTGGGAATCGGAGAGGTGTTTTTGCTGGCCGGGCAGTCCAATGCTCAGGGGTACCTTGGGTATGGAGGACCCGGCGCGGGCGACGACCGGGTCAATTGCATCAATTATTATAATTTGGACCCCCCATCTGATCTGCCTAAGCCCGAATTCGTGCATTTGAATTCTGATTCATACATTTCTCCTCGTGGCAATTCGGCCTGGGCGTGGGGACGCCTGGGTGATTTGCTAGCCAGTCGACTAGGGGTTCCTATTTTGTTCTACAACGCGGGTTGGTACGGCAGTGCCATCAAAAACTGGCAGGAAAGCATCAATGGTACCGCCTATTCCGTCTATAATGGTGATCCATTCGTTCCCAGCGGAATGCCGTACGGAAATCTCCGGCTTATTTTTCAAAATTACCTACCCGTTACCGGGGTAAGGGCTGTACTGTGGCAGCAGGGCGAAGCAGATAATTTCACCAGTACCTCCAAGGCAGCCTATAAAAACGGCCTCCAGGCAGTCATAAACCAAAGCCGGAACGAATCGGGCAAAAATCTCTCCTGGGTGATCGCCCGTACCTCTTACGACAACCAGCGAGGCAGTAGGGCGGAGGTAATCAACGCACAGAATGAGGTGGTAGCCGCTATATCCAATACTTTCCTGGGTCCTGAAACCGATAAGATACAGGCTCCACGGCCTGATGGCGCTCATTTTCAAAACGAAGGGCTCACTCAGCTCGGAGAAGGGTGGAATGCGTACCTGAACGACGATTTTTTTGCCCGGTCCGAACCCTTCAAGGCTATTTCTCCCCCTCAGTTCCGTCTGGCCTGCGGCCCTAACAATACAGTTTCAATTGCGGTAGAAGGAGGTAACTATACCTCAGTAGAGTGGAACAACGGACAAAGTGGTACCAATATTTCGGTCGGAAATGGCCGGTATTCGGCTAAAATAAAAGATGCTGCGGGTCATATCTTTTATTTGCCTGATATCGCGATTTCCAATCAAATCCGTCCCTCAGTACCCTTGATAATCCTGGAAAACGGTGATAAAATCTGCCAGGGAAGTTCAGTTGCCCTGGTGGCATCCACCAGCGATAATATTCGCTGGAGTACCGGGCAGACCCAGCAGCGCATCACGACCAGTACTGCCAGTACGTTCACCGTAACAGCCACCAGCGTATACGGATGCGAAGCTACTTCGGCCCCCGTGACCATTGGCGCCTTCACCACCCCTCCACCCCCAAAACCTACGGTTACGGTCATAGGGTCTACTACTTTCTGTGCCGGTGGTGCTGTGACCCTGAAGACAGATGCCAGTCTGCGGAGTATCTGGTCAAGCGGACAAGAGGGTACCTCTATCGATGTCGGCCTTACCGGAGACTACCGGGTGGTGTCGGTTGACGACAATGGGTGCCGCTCGCCGGAATCCGATCCGGTGACTATCAACGTCAATCCCCTACCCTCTCGTCCCTCCATCAGTGTCAGTGGGAACACCACCTTCTGCGCCGACCAGAACGTGACCCTTACCTCGAGCTACGCAGAAGGCAATCGCTGGAATATCAATACATCCGATCGCTCGGTAACGGTAAATACCTCCGGAGAATACTCTGTATCGGTGACCGATGATAATGGCTGCGTAGCTACCTCCGACGCCGTTCGGGTTCAGGTCAATCCTCTGCCTGCCGTTCCTACGGTCACCGCTCTACGCCCAACTACTTTTTGTGAACGGGATTATACGGTATTGCAATCCAGCAATTCCAATACTTACCGCTGGAACACAGGCAGTGGTCAGCGCGAGCTGGAAGTGAGGGCGTCGGGTAACTATTCCCTCAGCGTATTGGATGCAAACGGCTGTCAATCTCCGGTTTCCGCTCCCATAGAGGTTACTGTCAACCCCTTACCCGCCCGGCCCGCTATAGAAGCTTTGGGGGCTACTACGTTCTGCGCAGACAAAATCCTCACATTACGGGCTACCCAAGCAACGGGTTATGTCTGGAGCAATGGGGCGGTCAGTAGGGAAATCACTACCAATCAAACTGACTCGTACCGGGTGCAGGTAAAAAATGAAGCAGGTTGCCTTTCGGATGCTTCCGACGTGGTGGAGGTCCGAGCACTTCCGCTTCCCAATGCCCCGACCATTATCGTGTCTGGCCCCGCCGCGTTCTGTGAAGGGGATACTGTTCGATTAACGGCGAGTGCCAACGGGAAATTGATCTGGAGCACTGGTGCGACCGGCCAGACCATTGCGGTTGGAACTACGGGCAATTATTCTGTGCAAATTCAGGGGAACAACGGCTGTTTTTCGGCTTTTTCGCCACCCGTACGCCTTGAAGCCAAGCCCTCTCCTCAGCAACCGGTCATCCGGCAAGTCGGAACATACACTTTGGAAGCAAGCGGTACTCTGCCGGATGAAGAGTTTTCCTGGCTTCGTAATGGCACCGCTTTGCTCGATAAGACGCCCGTCATTAAAGCTGTGCAGGCAGGTACCTATACCGTACAAGCACTTGTGCAGTACAGCGAATCCCTTATCTGTGCATCGGCCTCCTCAACCGTTTACACATTTGTACCCGAAGTAGGAGGCAATGGGATGAGCGTGTATCCGAATCCTGCCCGAGAAGGGCTAGTCACTCTGGAAACGCTGCAAAATCTTGAAAACGCCACCGTACAAATCCTGGATTTGAAAGGTGTGGTCGTCCAATTCTTTTCCATTCCGTCGTTTGAAGAGCGTAAGACGATTAACGTATCTACGTTAGCTGACGGAATATATATTATACGAATCCAGGCTCCGGGTTTCAAAGCCACACAAAAACTAATGATAGGGCAGTGA
- the obgE gene encoding GTPase ObgE, giving the protein MASSNFIDYVKINARSGAGGAGSVHFRREKYVDKGGPDGGDGGRGGHVILRGNTQLWTLLHLKYTKHVRAEAGKAGEGGRRAGAQGKDIILEVPLGTIAKDAETGEQLMEITEDGQEMILLPGGRGGLGNDHFKTSTKQTPQYAQPGEEAQEAWIVLELKVLADVGLVGFPNAGKSTLLSVVSAARPEIADYPFTTLVPNLGVVAYRDYRSFVMADIPGIIEGASQGKGLGLRFLRHIERNSLLLFMIPADSEDIAAEYQTLLNELLQYNPSLLDKQRLIAISKIDLTETSERKKLTKNLPVDVPSLFISAITQEGIEQLKDLIWKTLNEPLSVS; this is encoded by the coding sequence ATGGCATCATCCAATTTTATTGATTACGTAAAAATTAACGCCCGTTCCGGGGCGGGTGGGGCGGGTTCCGTCCACTTCCGCCGTGAGAAATATGTCGACAAGGGCGGACCCGATGGCGGAGACGGCGGGCGCGGTGGCCATGTCATCCTGCGGGGCAATACCCAGCTCTGGACTTTACTGCACCTGAAATACACCAAGCATGTACGTGCCGAAGCTGGAAAAGCGGGTGAAGGAGGACGCCGGGCGGGCGCTCAGGGCAAGGACATAATCCTGGAGGTGCCTTTGGGTACGATTGCCAAAGACGCCGAAACCGGGGAACAACTGATGGAAATTACGGAAGACGGGCAGGAAATGATCCTGCTGCCCGGCGGTAGGGGAGGGCTGGGTAATGACCACTTCAAGACATCCACGAAGCAGACACCCCAGTACGCCCAACCCGGCGAAGAGGCCCAGGAAGCCTGGATTGTGCTGGAACTCAAAGTACTGGCTGATGTGGGCCTGGTGGGGTTTCCTAACGCGGGCAAATCGACCCTACTCTCGGTAGTGTCGGCGGCTCGTCCCGAAATTGCTGACTACCCGTTCACTACCCTGGTACCTAATCTGGGGGTGGTGGCCTACCGCGATTATCGCTCCTTCGTGATGGCCGATATTCCCGGAATTATCGAGGGGGCTTCCCAAGGCAAAGGACTGGGCTTACGTTTTTTGCGCCATATTGAGCGCAACTCCCTACTGCTTTTTATGATTCCAGCGGACAGTGAGGACATTGCCGCCGAATATCAAACCCTTCTGAACGAATTATTACAGTACAACCCTTCCCTTCTGGATAAGCAGCGACTGATCGCTATTTCAAAAATTGATTTGACCGAAACCAGTGAAAGAAAAAAGCTAACGAAGAATCTGCCGGTCGATGTACCAAGCTTATTTATTTCTGCAATTACACAAGAAGGAATAGAACAATTGAAGGACCTGATATGGAAAACCCTGAACGAGCCTTTGTCCGTTAGCTAA
- a CDS encoding adenylate kinase — protein sequence MLNLVLFGPPGAGKGTQSEKIIEKYHLVHLSTGDLLRSQIQAGTELGLKAKTLMDQGILVPDEVVIGMIDSKLSENEKAAGFIFDGFPRTVKQAEALDRLLASYNESITVMVALIVPDEELKKRLLTRGLTSGRPDDQNEEKIKTRIHEYNSKTTPVADYYRQQNKFVSVEGVGEIEEIFEAICGAVKQGA from the coding sequence ATGCTGAATCTTGTACTGTTTGGTCCTCCGGGTGCTGGCAAGGGTACCCAAAGTGAAAAAATAATTGAAAAATACCATTTGGTACACCTGTCTACCGGTGACCTTCTGCGCTCACAGATTCAGGCAGGAACTGAGCTGGGTTTAAAAGCCAAAACCCTGATGGATCAGGGGATTCTGGTGCCGGATGAGGTCGTGATCGGCATGATCGATTCGAAGCTCAGCGAGAATGAAAAGGCTGCCGGATTTATTTTCGACGGCTTTCCACGTACCGTTAAGCAAGCCGAAGCATTGGATCGTTTGCTAGCTTCCTACAATGAAAGTATCACCGTCATGGTGGCGCTGATCGTGCCTGACGAAGAACTCAAAAAGCGTCTGCTGACCCGCGGCCTCACTTCCGGGCGCCCCGACGACCAGAACGAGGAAAAAATAAAAACCCGCATTCACGAGTACAACAGCAAGACCACACCCGTGGCCGATTACTACCGGCAACAAAACAAATTTGTCAGTGTTGAAGGGGTAGGAGAAATAGAGGAAATCTTTGAGGCAATCTGCGGGGCTGTCAAGCAGGGGGCCTAA
- a CDS encoding T9SS type A sorting domain-containing protein yields MKKTISNIIGLGLVLILGAGVAATAQSADENKTTIQVTVKEKKDGRTEVKERRYEVNPMSDSEQKKFVDKVLDSLGVDGKGQQQVSIIVNDNEGKIRVESRGAGAPTLANRNQRQRVEIRSRDQNEPLILDWRDGEHQFHFDTDELRSSVRRMQRDLEPGLNELRRNIEPGLNTMQRRFEGFGDRMNGLWTTESASSIRSLNTYPNNPDNNLLNLRFSTPDKGDVHITVTDTQGKEVGKKTIKDFSGEFVGQIELKKNTRGTLFVTVVQNEDGMVRRVVIK; encoded by the coding sequence ATGAAAAAAACAATTTCCAACATCATAGGCCTAGGGCTGGTGCTGATTCTGGGTGCCGGAGTGGCAGCTACCGCCCAATCGGCCGATGAGAACAAAACCACCATCCAGGTGACAGTAAAAGAAAAAAAGGATGGTAGGACCGAAGTGAAGGAGCGCCGCTATGAAGTGAATCCCATGTCCGATTCTGAGCAGAAGAAGTTTGTTGATAAGGTACTGGATTCGCTGGGTGTAGATGGCAAAGGACAGCAGCAAGTCAGTATCATTGTCAACGATAACGAGGGTAAAATCAGGGTAGAGAGCCGCGGGGCGGGAGCGCCCACCCTGGCTAACCGCAACCAACGGCAGCGGGTCGAAATCAGAAGCCGCGATCAAAATGAGCCTCTGATACTCGACTGGCGGGATGGCGAGCACCAGTTCCATTTCGATACGGACGAGCTGCGGAGCAGCGTACGCCGGATGCAGCGGGACCTGGAACCCGGCCTGAACGAACTGCGGCGGAATATAGAGCCCGGCCTGAATACCATGCAGAGAAGATTTGAAGGCTTTGGTGACCGCATGAATGGTCTCTGGACTACCGAGTCGGCCAGTAGTATACGGTCTCTTAATACCTACCCTAACAATCCTGACAATAACCTGCTTAATCTGCGGTTCAGTACCCCTGACAAGGGCGACGTGCACATCACCGTGACTGATACGCAGGGTAAGGAAGTAGGTAAGAAAACGATTAAAGATTTCAGTGGCGAATTTGTCGGACAGATCGAGCTGAAGAAAAATACCAGAGGTACCTTGTTCGTAACCGTAGTTCAAAACGAAGATGGTATGGTACGCCGGGTTGTGATAAAATAA
- a CDS encoding sensor histidine kinase, which translates to MTKRRIQHIVGLMCLALIGLIGFQWYFIREAIAVRNEQFNHKVAESVQQVVHRLEKQEMMYLLQQRIENEQQKARLEQITKVNEASRSERSKNASRTRVAARQEPVRQTPVPTGMEISIGPSGEVSYQYFSEVAPSDVLSPNFRVMAEHQQRIIEEFFQAQQLGAAGLDEFMRRRIAEEQNLGNVLQSMADDPRRLANTNSTKTLTPAKADKPQKNPSTKSQPQSATQSDQQTAAPQRTDRQTLGRRTPDRADLLREVMQDLMYTQRPIEERVNRFLLDSLLKKELIQNGITLPYEFAVRAQANKNVLFSTAEQRPGDWEQRAYKASLFPSEMLSGNNLLYVYFPDQKSYILRNMSAMFASSGVLVLVILICFYVAVSTILKQKKLSDIKNDFINNMTHEFRTPISTIALATDMARENAYSVSPNELPTRIDRYLGIIREENRRLGTHVEKVLQMALLDKGEVKLKQSPVNMHDVIAKVLNSLSVQIEQRGGEVELDFEASEELVQGDEVHLTNVLYNLVDNAIKYSPQKLHLTVRTTNEREGIRIAVTDEGLGLSREQTQRIFDKFYRVPTGNLHNVKGFGLGLSYVKKMIDAHGGTVQVTSEPGQGSTFSLWLPVFSGPLATNG; encoded by the coding sequence ATGACAAAAAGAAGAATACAACATATTGTAGGGTTGATGTGCCTGGCTCTGATCGGACTGATCGGCTTCCAATGGTACTTTATCCGGGAGGCGATTGCCGTGCGGAACGAACAATTCAACCATAAGGTAGCCGAATCGGTGCAACAGGTAGTACACCGGCTCGAAAAGCAGGAAATGATGTACCTCCTGCAGCAACGCATCGAGAACGAACAGCAAAAGGCCCGGCTTGAACAGATTACGAAGGTCAATGAGGCATCACGTTCCGAACGGTCGAAAAACGCCTCGAGGACCCGGGTGGCGGCTCGGCAGGAACCCGTGCGGCAAACTCCGGTGCCAACGGGTATGGAAATCTCGATCGGACCCAGCGGGGAGGTGAGCTACCAGTACTTTTCTGAAGTTGCACCATCGGACGTATTGAGCCCTAATTTCCGGGTCATGGCCGAACATCAGCAGCGGATTATCGAGGAGTTTTTCCAAGCCCAGCAGCTTGGCGCGGCTGGTTTGGACGAGTTCATGCGCCGCCGCATCGCGGAAGAACAGAATTTGGGCAATGTGCTGCAATCCATGGCGGACGACCCCAGGCGTCTAGCAAACACCAACTCTACTAAAACCCTGACGCCAGCAAAAGCTGACAAGCCCCAAAAAAACCCATCGACCAAATCGCAACCTCAGTCGGCCACCCAATCGGATCAACAAACCGCGGCCCCGCAGCGTACCGACCGCCAGACGTTAGGCCGCCGGACGCCGGACCGCGCCGATCTATTGCGGGAGGTAATGCAGGATCTGATGTACACCCAGCGTCCTATCGAAGAGCGGGTTAACCGTTTTTTGCTTGATTCTTTGTTAAAAAAGGAACTGATTCAGAATGGCATAACGCTGCCTTACGAGTTTGCCGTGCGGGCACAAGCCAATAAGAACGTACTCTTTTCAACCGCCGAGCAGCGGCCGGGCGACTGGGAACAGCGGGCTTATAAAGCCTCTCTTTTTCCGAGCGAAATGTTGAGTGGCAACAATTTGCTCTATGTGTATTTCCCCGATCAGAAAAGCTATATCCTTCGTAATATGTCTGCGATGTTTGCCAGTTCGGGGGTACTGGTGCTGGTAATCCTGATTTGCTTTTATGTGGCAGTGAGCACCATACTCAAACAGAAAAAGCTTTCGGACATCAAGAATGATTTTATCAATAACATGACCCACGAGTTCAGGACCCCCATCTCGACCATCGCCCTGGCTACCGACATGGCCCGTGAAAATGCCTATTCGGTTTCGCCAAACGAGCTTCCAACCCGGATCGACCGCTACCTGGGCATTATTAGGGAAGAAAACAGGCGCCTGGGTACCCACGTGGAGAAGGTACTGCAAATGGCCCTGTTGGATAAGGGTGAGGTGAAGCTAAAGCAAAGCCCCGTGAACATGCACGACGTGATCGCCAAAGTGCTCAACAGCCTGAGTGTACAGATCGAACAGCGTGGAGGCGAAGTAGAGCTTGATTTTGAGGCCTCGGAGGAACTGGTGCAGGGCGACGAGGTACACCTGACCAATGTGCTGTACAATCTGGTGGATAATGCCATCAAATATTCGCCTCAGAAACTACATCTGACAGTACGCACTACCAATGAAAGGGAGGGTATCCGGATTGCAGTAACCGACGAAGGGCTGGGACTGTCGCGCGAGCAAACGCAGCGTATTTTTGATAAGTTTTACCGGGTACCTACGGGCAATCTGCACAATGTGAAAGGATTTGGTTTGGGCCTGAGCTACGTAAAGAAAATGATCGATGCCCACGGCGGCACTGTGCAGGTCACGAGCGAACCCGGCCAGGGAAGTACCTTCAGCCTGTGGTTGCCTGTGTTCAGTGGCCCCTTGGCCACGAACGGTTGA